The Pasteuria penetrans genome segment TCCATATCTATATAGGTGTTGCTTGGGGTGATCTTTCCCTCTTTTTGGACACGTGCGAGTGCATAGATGAGATGAGTTAATCTTGAAGGTAATCGTAGTTCATAAATTTCGGGTTTATTTTTTTTGTCCACCCAATAGGGATAATAGGCAACAATTCTCTTAGGGTTTTTCTTTCCCTGCTCCTCCTCTTTGCCTTCTTCCATCCATTGTATAGGGGGTTTCTTTGGGGAAGAATGCGCAACGGATTTCCTTGGGGGAGAAAAAGAAGGAGGGGAGGGGAGAGAGGGAAAGGAAATGGGGGGAAAGGGTGGAAGGGAAATAGGTGGAAGGGGGAGGGGGAGGATAGGGAAGAGGGGAAAGGGTGGAAGGGAAATGGATGGAAGGGTAGGGAGAGAAAGGGGTGGTGGGGGAGAAAGGGGTGGAAAGAATATCCAGTCAGGGTGTTTGTGCGACATAGGGTATCACCTTATTATTATTTCATAAAATTATATAATGAACCCTCGTGTACCGGTACCGCGCGGGGGTTAGCAACAGGGGACTCCATAGTAGTAAGGGAAAGACGGATTGGGTGGGAGGTGGCTTGTGGTAAACATTTGGGGTGCGTAGTAGGGCCAGGGATATGGGGTTGGTGGCCACCAGCCTGCAGGAGGGATAGGAGGCGGCGGAGGGGATAGGGAACCCCAGTGCATCGGTGGTTGTGTAGTGGTTGGTACGGGGTGATACCATGGTTGGGATGGGGTAGTGGCTGGTACGAAGGGCCACGATGGTTGAGGGGTGGGGTAAGAGGTCGTCTCTGTTGAAGTATCATTCGGGGGGATTTTGTCACATTTCGGTGGATCCATGGATGTTGGGATTTTTAATGGGGCATCGCGGGGGGCACTGGATTGGGACGGAGACGCGATATCTTGGCGACGATGACAGGACCGGATTTTAGATGCGGATCTTGTTTTCTTTTGTTGTTGTCTGGGTCTTTTTATCATCCATTCATTCCCCTTATCTCTATCGTTGACCTTTGACTTTATCCTATGGAAATAGCCCAAGGATGGTGAATGGACCTTCCCAGGGGTCCCTTTTTGTTCCCAGGTATATATTTGGTTCCTGATTGAACAGGGAACTACGACACCACCGATGATTGCATCGTTCCGCAATTCACCGGAGGACTATGTTCCTATGGGGTGGTGTATCCGTGTTGTTGTATTCCTAGGATGATTCGATCCTTCCCGATGGGATCGGGAAATTTCCTCTGTGTTTTTCCGATGACATGGTTGTGTTGCTGAATCATTGTTAAACGTATGATATAGGTAGATGCATCATGAGAACATTTGTCGGGGGTATTCGGATCGGAATTTCTACGTATGTTGTCTGTCGTTCCCAGTCCGTTTTGGGTAGCATCGTTTGGGAAAATTAGGAGTTGTGTGTTTATTCCAGGTGTCCTGAACCGTGTTCAGCAGCGTACCCGTTCGATCATCGTCGAGACTCCAAATACCCAAGCCGCCAAGACGATGGGTTTGGGCCCATTGTATTTTGGCGCGGAGGGAAACAGGATCATCGTAGCTTATAAAGATTCCCCCCTCTGGGTTCCACAGAAAGGGAACCTCCGTATAAGGATTAAAATATTGTTTTGCCCCCTGTTGTAAAAATTTTGTAATATCATGGTAAGGTATTAATTTTAAATTAAAGAATTCATTCTTTTTCTTCCTAGCAGCGCAGAATTGGTATTCCCCATTGTTCCTGGGACCAGTATTACATTGGGCCCATAGGCGTCCGTAGAATGCTAAGCCCATGTATAGTTTGTTTGCTGGGATTCCCGCGGCTAGGCCCCGAAGGATGGAGGCTGAGACGTTTTCTATCCTCAATTCTTCCCTCATGGGAGCGGGGGCCGAGGGATCGGGAAAGAGAGGGGTATTGTGGCCACTAATTCCGTCTGGACTGTTTCTATAATCATAGGTCATCATAAGAATCCAGTCCGCCTCGGCGGCTAGGTTTGCGGGTTCTATATTGTCGAGATGTTGGCTACCTGCTCCAATGGCTAGGCTTAGTAAATATCTTTTGTTGAGGCGTCTGCGAAGGGCACGTACAAGGAGGGTAAAATTGTGTTTGTCTTCGGGTTTACCCTTGTTTTCGGGTTTACCATCCCCTTCAACAGGAAATTCCCAATCGACGTCAAGGCCTTCAAAAATGGGCCAACGTTGAAAGAAGCGTCCAACACTCAGAGCAAATCGATTCCGTGTAATAGGGGATCCTGCCACACGGGAAAACTGCTTAGAGAGTCCCGCTCCGCCAACGGAGATGAGGATGTGTAGACGGGGGTAACGTTTTTTGAGAAGGTTAAGTTGCTCATAATCGTTCTGTAGATTGTGGTTCTCCCCGGGGTGGATTTTACCGTTTACGATAGAAGCGAAGGCGTAAATGAGATGGGTAACACCGGGGAGGGAAAGGGAGGCAATGGCGTTTTTTTGTGATCCCGATTCGGGATAGTAGTAACCTATCAGACGCTTGGTAATTTTGGGTTTTTGGGGGGGGTCATTAGGGGCAGCGTAACCATGATGGGTTTGTCTGTGGGGGAGAAATCCGTTTGAGGGCAGGAACAGAGGGGAGTTTCGAATTCGTGAGATATATTCTTTGAGTAGGGTTTCTAATGAATCCATAGCGACGTCCCTCCCTAAAAATGGGCAATCTATGGGCAAAAGGGGGGAATTGATGGATAGCATGTAAATCATAATGATTAATACAATCTAAAAATTCGATAATTATGTATTATAGTATTCAACGAATACCCATCCTAATGGACGGTGATCCGGGGTACCCGGGGAGGGACCCTGGTGGGATTCCGAATTGTCAATTTCTCTATTTAGTATTTTTACACTATAGGATCTTCTTAAGGGATTATATAATAATTTTCTAAAAATAGTATTCCCTTTCCAGGTTTCCTATATGGGTCTAGTGTGCCCATTGAAGTAGTTCCCGGCGCTATTCTGTAGTCATTGCTGACATAGGCATCATCCGGATCACCACAAGGGTACCCACAGTGTGGGGTTGGGTATTTGTCCTATGAAGGCTAAGCCTGTATTCATTCCGGCGACGGGTGTGCCACTTCTATGGCGTATGGGTAGGTGTAGGTAGGATGCAGATATTTGTTTTGGGTATGATTTGTTTCAGTATTTTTACTATATCCTTTCATTTGGTTCCAAGTGATGATGGGATAGGAATATGAATTATGGATGATTTCCGTAATTTTTTGATTGGCTCCAGGTGTGTTGAACTTCATTGAAAAGCACACCGGAACGATCGTTGTCAAGGTTCCAAATGGTTAGACCACCGAGATGGTGCTTACGGGCCCACTGTATTTTGGGACGAAGAGAGGTAGGATCATCATAGCTAATGAAAACACCTTCCTTGGGATACCAGAGGAAGGGAACTTTGGCATGGGGATTGAAATATTTTTGTGCCCCCAACTTTTGGAACTTCAGGACGTCGGGGTAATCCAAGATACCCTGGCTTCCTAATCCTCTCCGATTTCCCTTAGCACAGAATTGATACTCCCCGTGATGTTGTGGATTGCATTGGGTCCACAGCCTGCCATAGAAGGCTAGACCCATGTTGAGTTTGTGTGCCGGTACCCCGGCAGCTAGGTACCGGAGAATGGAGGCGGAAACGTTTTCCTCCTTTACTGTGTTTTTCATGTTAGGGGGGGCGGTGGGATCAGAAAACAGTGGAGTATGGTGGCCATTGATTTTATCCCAACTACCCCGAAAATCATAAGTCATCACAGTGATCCAGTCTACATAGGGTGCCAATGCTGCTGGCTCTATGTTGGCAATGTGTCTCTTTCCTGCGCCAACGGCCAAACTAAGTGAATATTTTTTGCCAAGATGTTGGCGGAGGGTGCGTACCAGGAGGGTAAAATTGTGTTTGTCCTTTGGACCCCCCCCCTGTCCTCCGCCACCTTTGCCGGGGTATTCCCAATCGATGTCGATTCCATCAAAGACAGGCCAGCGATGGAGGAAGTGTACAACACTTTGGGCGAATCGTGTCCGTGCTGCGGCCGAGGCTGCTATCTTGGAAAAGTTTCCGGAGGATCCCCAGCCGCCAATAGCGATAGGGATGCGTAAATGGGGGTAACGCTTTTTGAGGAGATAGAGTTG includes the following:
- a CDS encoding glycoside hydrolase family 18 protein, giving the protein MDSLETLLKEYISRIRNSPLFLPSNGFLPHRQTHHGYAAPNDPPQKPKITKRLIGYYYPESGSQKNAIASLSLPGVTHLIYAFASIVNGKIHPGENHNLQNDYEQLNLLKKRYPRLHILISVGGAGLSKQFSRVAGSPITRNRFALSVGRFFQRWPIFEGLDVDWEFPVEGDGKPENKGKPEDKHNFTLLVRALRRRLNKRYLLSLAIGAGSQHLDNIEPANLAAEADWILMMTYDYRNSPDGISGHNTPLFPDPSAPAPMREELRIENVSASILRGLAAGIPANKLYMGLAFYGRLWAQCNTGPRNNGEYQFCAARKKKNEFFNLKLIPYHDITKFLQQGAKQYFNPYTEVPFLWNPEGGIFISYDDPVSLRAKIQWAQTHRLGGLGIWSLDDDRTGTLLNTVQDTWNKHTTPNFPKRCYPKRTGNDRQHT
- a CDS encoding glycoside hydrolase family 18 protein, whose amino-acid sequence is MNSIETLLMEYASQIQNSPWFPPPNGLPAPWQTYHGYTHDGPPPHPENIPPRRLVGYYPGWATYPKSRRNAILSLSLPGVTHLIYAFARIVNGTMGPMDIYMDTKYPFDPNKRLRGNYGQLYLLKKRYPHLRIPIAIGGWGSSGNFSKIAASAAARTRFAQSVVHFLHRWPVFDGIDIDWEYPGKGGGGQGGGPKDKHNFTLLVRTLRQHLGKKYSLSLAVGAGKRHIANIEPAALAPYVDWITVMTYDFRGSWDKINGHHTPLFSDPTAPPNMKNTVKEENVSASILRYLAAGVPAHKLNMGLAFYGRLWTQCNPQHHGEYQFCAKGNRRGLGSQGILDYPDVLKFQKLGAQKYFNPHAKVPFLWYPKEGVFISYDDPTSLRPKIQWARKHHLGGLTIWNLDNDRSGVLFNEVQHTWSQSKNYGNHP